The nucleotide sequence CGTTCTCGAAAAAGGCAAAGGGCGGCTGCACCTGGTCCCACAGCACATGGGCGTCGTCTTCCGACAGGCCGGGCGTATTCGACAGGTCAAGCTCACGTGGCAGGAACGATTCCAGGTCCACGTCGGCTCCCTCGGGGTGCCAGAGGTAGCCTTGCAGCAGCCGGATGGCGGCGCGTCCCCCGGCAGGCGGTTCAGCAGCACTCACGCCCCACAGCATAGAGCAGAGAGCGGAGGGCAGAGAGCAGCCCGTCTCTCTTTCCTCCGCTCGCCTGATTCCGGGTCAGCGGCTGGCGATTTTCACCCGCTTTTCCAGCTGGTCGGTAAACAGGGTCAGCACGGTGGTCAGCGCCAGATACACGGCGGCCACAGTGGTCAGCACCGGAATAGGCTGGAAGCTCTCGCTGCTCACGCGCTGGCCCGACAGGGTGAGTTCGAGCAGGGCGATGGTGGACGCCAGCGAGGAATCCTTGAGCAGCGCCACGAGGTTGTTGACCAGCGGCGGCACCACGATGCGCAGCGCCTGCGGCAAAATCACCGTGTTCATGGTCTGCCCGGCGCTCAGGCCCAGGCTGCGGGCGGCCTCAGTCTGGCCCCTGGGCACCGCCAGAATCCCGGCGCGAATCACTTCGGCGTTGTAGGCGCCCACGTTGAGCGCCAGCGCAATCACCGCCGACCAGAACTCGTTGAGTTCGAGCTTGATGCCGATAGCGGCCAGCAGCGGCGGCAGCGCGTTGTACACGAACAGAATCTGCACCAGCAGCGGCGTGCCGCGAATCAGCCAGATGAAAAAGCTCGCGGGCACCCGCAGCAGCGCACTCGGGCTGGTCTTCATGATGCCCGCCAGCATGCCCACCAGCAGGCCGATAAGTCCGCTGACCAGCGTGAGCTTGAGGGTCATCTGCGCCCCTTCCACGAACAGGTCGGCGTACTGGCCCACCGGCTCGGGCATCTGGCGCAGCACCAGGGTAATCAGGAAAAACAGTGCGGCGAAGGCGGCGGCGGCGCCCAGAATCCAGAGCGCGAGGGTGCCGGCCCCCTGCGGCGTCTTGCCGGGCGTCGGAGCGGAAGAAGTCATCGGTGCCGCCTCCAGGGGCGACCTTGAGCGGTCCACAGCAGGAAAGAAATCTTCGGCATCGGGAACTACTATATCTGCGCTTCCTGACGGTCAGGCGCTGCCCGTCCTCCTGGCGACCGTTGTTGACTTTGCAGGTGCCAGCTTCGCGGGAAAACGGGCTTACATTCGCCAGTTCAGCGGCAGCGCACGTCCTGACCGAAGTACTGCTTGCTCAGCTTGGCGTAGGTGCCGTTGGCCTGCGCCTTCGACAGCGCGGCGTTGAGTTCCCCAAGCAGCGTCGCATTGCCCTTCTTGACCGCCATGCCGATTTTTTCCCGGAACAGCAGCTCACCCTGCACGACCTTGCCTTTCTGCGCCTTGACGAGGTCCAGGCCCGTGAATTTGTCGCCCACCCAGGCGTCCACCCGGCCCGCCATCAGCGCGGCCTGGGCGTCGGTGTCTTTCGGAAAGGTCTTGACGTCACGCACGCCCGGCACCTTGCGGACATTTTCCAGGTAGGTGGTGCCGACCTGCACCGCGACCGACTTGCCTGCCAGAGCTTTGGCGGTCAGGGGGCCACCGGGCCGGGTCACGATGGCGCCGCCGGTGCAGTAGTGGGGACTGGAAAAGTCCACCGCCTTTTGCCGCTCGGGGGTGATGCCGTGCGAGGCGATCACGAAATCGTAGCGGTCCTGATTCAGCCCGATGAGCAGGCTGTCGAAGGGCAGCACGGTCCACTGCACCTTCAGGCCCAGTTGCTTGCCGAGGGCTTCGGCCAGTTCGACCTCGAAGCCGGTGGGGGTCTTGCCCTTCATCAGGTTAAAGGGCGGAAAGGCGCCCTCGGTGGCGACCTTGACGGTCCCGGATTTCTTGATTTCGGCCCAGGTGCGGGCTTCGGCGCCGGTGGCGAGCAGGGTGAGGGCAGTCAGGGCAAGCAGAACCTTCTTCATAGCGCTCCTTTGTAAACCAAGAGAAGATGAGAAGTTGCCAATCGTCAAATAAACTGGGAAACGGCCTTCCGTCTGTCAAGTTATACGGGTGCCTGGGCTGGCTACGGCCCGCCCGCCAAAGGCAGCGGGAGGCCCCCTGTTGGAGACCTCCCGGCAGTTCATGACTTCAGCGCCTCAACGGGGGGCGTCGGTCTGGATGACCGTGACGCTGCCGGGCACGCTCTGGCCCGCCGTGGTCGCCGCCTGCCCGGGGTATTCGTAGCCCAGGCCCCCGGTGTCCATCTGGCCGCGCGTGCCGGTGGGGGTGCCCCGGTCAATCGCCAGTTCGGTTTCGTTGTCGAAGGCGTGCAGGCGGGTCTGGTCAATGAGCAGGTCCACGCTGTCGCCGGGCTGCACCGGGGCCATGCCCTCGACCTTGGCGGTGAGATGCTGCCCCGCCACGTCCACAATCAGGTCGGTCTGGGCGCCCAGCGACTCCACGACCACCACTTCGCCGCGCAGCACGTTGTTGCCCTGCGGCAGGTCGCT is from Deinococcus wulumuqiensis R12 and encodes:
- a CDS encoding DUF3208 domain-containing protein; the protein is MLWGVSAAEPPAGGRAAIRLLQGYLWHPEGADVDLESFLPRELDLSNTPGLSEDDAHVLWDQVQPPFAFFENGEPTASQTFYQFTVLRVYDERPSNEDLHDDATVASQALNPLLEGTPEGVGWQIWEDLRDL
- a CDS encoding amino acid ABC transporter permease, with product MTSSAPTPGKTPQGAGTLALWILGAAAAFAALFFLITLVLRQMPEPVGQYADLFVEGAQMTLKLTLVSGLIGLLVGMLAGIMKTSPSALLRVPASFFIWLIRGTPLLVQILFVYNALPPLLAAIGIKLELNEFWSAVIALALNVGAYNAEVIRAGILAVPRGQTEAARSLGLSAGQTMNTVILPQALRIVVPPLVNNLVALLKDSSLASTIALLELTLSGQRVSSESFQPIPVLTTVAAVYLALTTVLTLFTDQLEKRVKIASR
- a CDS encoding ABC transporter substrate-binding protein translates to MKKVLLALTALTLLATGAEARTWAEIKKSGTVKVATEGAFPPFNLMKGKTPTGFEVELAEALGKQLGLKVQWTVLPFDSLLIGLNQDRYDFVIASHGITPERQKAVDFSSPHYCTGGAIVTRPGGPLTAKALAGKSVAVQVGTTYLENVRKVPGVRDVKTFPKDTDAQAALMAGRVDAWVGDKFTGLDLVKAQKGKVVQGELLFREKIGMAVKKGNATLLGELNAALSKAQANGTYAKLSKQYFGQDVRCR